From the genome of Salvelinus fontinalis isolate EN_2023a chromosome 20, ASM2944872v1, whole genome shotgun sequence, one region includes:
- the LOC129817526 gene encoding rho GTPase-activating protein 18-like isoform X1 yields MQHEPRNMNRQQDAKGVILTGYFSNSEVLPLASGVNNAEEIESSSLSRRTGRYSVQSRPTNASGKPPYHRCNSQDSLDELLMDEYWTEVENITLSDEGKVDVEPQEEVQLKVPDEGEQEKAWLTEAGLATLFDESASDPEDMMGLLFTLTRTQAAAVEKRFETIRKRNKQHHIPDVRDIFKLPGTLESKEDEAKSTERSENRKRNITTDGQVVGQGNGSGSSEQSVSEPETDINLELSFSDQALSYKEGSKASSQALTDTDDKLPNFKLSRDKTGLTKMGDLSPQDMKKVHRLVLIEMTALFDTAGIDLKAHKAVKLKVKESGLFGVPLATLLEQDQRRQSGTKVPIILQRLIFHIEEEGLDTEWLLRIPGSATRVKAVHVELEGKFYEGLFSWESLKQHDAASLLKLFIRELPHPLLTVEYLSAFMAVLKLPTKKQQLQALNLVVLLLPESSRDVLKSLMEFLQRVIDHKEQNKMTLNNVAVVMAPNIFMFKGFRNKISMQQELSMATETANIVRLLIRYQNLLWTIPKFIMNQVRKQNTENQKKISKDRAMRRLLKKIAYDREKPEKQEKPPSEADSSSQGFIRVQAPQFSKVSMAVQLTEELQASDVLSHFLSQKSSVSVKREDLCLYEIGGNIKERCLDEDTYMKDLLELNPSAKWVIKWVIQR; encoded by the exons TCGCAGGACAGGCCGCTACAGTGTCCAGAGCCGGCCCACAAATGCCTCAGGAAAGCCCCCATACCACCGCTGTAACTCCCAGGACTCGCTGGACGAGCTGCTCATGGATGAATACTGGACGGAGGTGGAGAACATCACCCTTAGCGACGAGGGAAAGGTGGATGTAGAGCCACAGGAGGAGGTGCAGCTGAAGGTGCCTGATG agggGGAACAGGAGAAGGCATGGCTGACTGAGGCAGGGCTGGCCACTCTGTTTGACGAGTCGGCGTCGGACCCCGAGGACATGATGGGGCTGTTGTTCACACTGACGCGCACACAGGCTGCCGCCGTAGAGAAACGTTTTGAAACCATCAGGAAGAGGAACAAGCAGCACCACATACCTGACGTCAGAGACATCTTCAAACTCCCAGGCACACTGGAGTCAAAG GAGGATGAAGCAAAGTCAACAGAGAGAAGTGAAAACAGAAAAAGGAATATTACGACAGATG gtcaGGTGGTGGGGCAGGGGAATGGGTCTGGTTCTTCTGAGCAGAGTGTGTCTGAACCTGAGACTGACATCAACCTAGAGCTGTCCTTCTCTGATCAGGCCCTCAGCTATAAGGAGGGCTCAAAGGCCAGCAGTCAGGCTCTGACGGACACAGACGATAAGCTACCT AACTTCAAGCTAAGCAGAGACAAGACTGGGCTGACCAAGATGGGGGACCTGTCCCCTCAGGATATGAAGAAGGTGCACCGCCTAGTACTGATAGAGATGACCGCTCTGTTTGACACGGCAGGCATCGACCTCAAGGCCCACAAAGCAGTCAAACTCAAGGTCAAAG AGTCTGGCCTGTTTGGAGTTCCCCTGGCCACCCTATTGGAGCAGGACCAGAGGAGACAGTCAGGGACCAAGGTGCCAATCATACTACAGAGG ctCATCTTTCACATAGAGGAAGAGGGTCTGGACACAGAGTGGCTTCTACGGATACCCGGATCAGCCACAAGAGTCAAG GCGGTGCATGTGGAGCTGGAGGGGAAGTTCTATGAGGGCCTGTTCTCATGGGAGAGTCTGAAGCAGCACGATGCAGCCAGCCTGCTCAAGCTCTTCATCAGGGAGCTGCCCCACCCACTGCTCACTGTGGAGTACCTCAGTGCTTTCATGGCAGTGCTCA AACTGCCCACTAAGAAGCAACAGCTGCAGGCTCTCAACTTAGTGGTTCTGCTACTTCCAGAGTCCAGCCGTGATGTACTGAAG TCACTGATGGAGTTCCTTCAGAGGGTCATAGACCACAAAGAGCAGAACAAGATGACCTTGAACAACGTTGCCGTGGTGATGGCTCCAAACATCTTCATGTTTAAAGGCTTCCGCAACAAGATCAGTATGCAGCAGGAATTATCCATGGCCACAGAGACCGCCAACATCGTCCGACTGCTCATCCGATACCAAAACCTGCTCTGGACA ATTCCTAAATTCATAATGAACCAAGTCAGGAAACAAAACACGGAGAACCAGAAGAAAATTAGCAAAGACCGTGCCATGAGGAGACTCTTAAAGAAGATTGCTTACGACCGAGAGAAACCCGAAAAACAGGAGAAACCCCCCTCAGAG GCGGACAGTAGTTCTCAGGGCTTCATCAGGGTCCAGGCCCCTCAGTTCTCTAAGGTCTCCATGGCTGTCCAGTTGACTGAAGAGCTGCAGGCGTCTGACGTCCTCAGCCACTTCCTCAGCCAGAAGAG ctctgtgtctgtgaaGAGAGAAGACCTGTGCCTTTATGAAATAGGGGGCAATATCA AGGAGCGCTGTCTGGATGAGGATACCTATATGAAAGACCTGTTGGAGCTGAACCCCAGTGCAAAGTGGGTCATCAAGTGGGTCATCCAGAGATAG
- the LOC129817526 gene encoding rho GTPase-activating protein 18-like isoform X2, whose amino-acid sequence MQHEPRNMNRQQDAKGVILTGYFSNSEVLPLASGVNNAEEIESSSLSRRTGRYSVQSRPTNASGKPPYHRCNSQDSLDELLMDEYWTEVENITLSDEGKVDVEPQEEVQLKVPDEGEQEKAWLTEAGLATLFDESASDPEDMMGLLFTLTRTQAAAVEKRFETIRKRNKQHHIPDVRDIFKLPGTLESKEDEAKSTERSENRKRNITTDGQVVGQGNGSGSSEQSVSEPETDINLELSFSDQALSYKEGSKASSQALTDTDDKLPLSRDKTGLTKMGDLSPQDMKKVHRLVLIEMTALFDTAGIDLKAHKAVKLKVKESGLFGVPLATLLEQDQRRQSGTKVPIILQRLIFHIEEEGLDTEWLLRIPGSATRVKAVHVELEGKFYEGLFSWESLKQHDAASLLKLFIRELPHPLLTVEYLSAFMAVLKLPTKKQQLQALNLVVLLLPESSRDVLKSLMEFLQRVIDHKEQNKMTLNNVAVVMAPNIFMFKGFRNKISMQQELSMATETANIVRLLIRYQNLLWTIPKFIMNQVRKQNTENQKKISKDRAMRRLLKKIAYDREKPEKQEKPPSEADSSSQGFIRVQAPQFSKVSMAVQLTEELQASDVLSHFLSQKSSVSVKREDLCLYEIGGNIKERCLDEDTYMKDLLELNPSAKWVIKWVIQR is encoded by the exons TCGCAGGACAGGCCGCTACAGTGTCCAGAGCCGGCCCACAAATGCCTCAGGAAAGCCCCCATACCACCGCTGTAACTCCCAGGACTCGCTGGACGAGCTGCTCATGGATGAATACTGGACGGAGGTGGAGAACATCACCCTTAGCGACGAGGGAAAGGTGGATGTAGAGCCACAGGAGGAGGTGCAGCTGAAGGTGCCTGATG agggGGAACAGGAGAAGGCATGGCTGACTGAGGCAGGGCTGGCCACTCTGTTTGACGAGTCGGCGTCGGACCCCGAGGACATGATGGGGCTGTTGTTCACACTGACGCGCACACAGGCTGCCGCCGTAGAGAAACGTTTTGAAACCATCAGGAAGAGGAACAAGCAGCACCACATACCTGACGTCAGAGACATCTTCAAACTCCCAGGCACACTGGAGTCAAAG GAGGATGAAGCAAAGTCAACAGAGAGAAGTGAAAACAGAAAAAGGAATATTACGACAGATG gtcaGGTGGTGGGGCAGGGGAATGGGTCTGGTTCTTCTGAGCAGAGTGTGTCTGAACCTGAGACTGACATCAACCTAGAGCTGTCCTTCTCTGATCAGGCCCTCAGCTATAAGGAGGGCTCAAAGGCCAGCAGTCAGGCTCTGACGGACACAGACGATAAGCTACCT CTAAGCAGAGACAAGACTGGGCTGACCAAGATGGGGGACCTGTCCCCTCAGGATATGAAGAAGGTGCACCGCCTAGTACTGATAGAGATGACCGCTCTGTTTGACACGGCAGGCATCGACCTCAAGGCCCACAAAGCAGTCAAACTCAAGGTCAAAG AGTCTGGCCTGTTTGGAGTTCCCCTGGCCACCCTATTGGAGCAGGACCAGAGGAGACAGTCAGGGACCAAGGTGCCAATCATACTACAGAGG ctCATCTTTCACATAGAGGAAGAGGGTCTGGACACAGAGTGGCTTCTACGGATACCCGGATCAGCCACAAGAGTCAAG GCGGTGCATGTGGAGCTGGAGGGGAAGTTCTATGAGGGCCTGTTCTCATGGGAGAGTCTGAAGCAGCACGATGCAGCCAGCCTGCTCAAGCTCTTCATCAGGGAGCTGCCCCACCCACTGCTCACTGTGGAGTACCTCAGTGCTTTCATGGCAGTGCTCA AACTGCCCACTAAGAAGCAACAGCTGCAGGCTCTCAACTTAGTGGTTCTGCTACTTCCAGAGTCCAGCCGTGATGTACTGAAG TCACTGATGGAGTTCCTTCAGAGGGTCATAGACCACAAAGAGCAGAACAAGATGACCTTGAACAACGTTGCCGTGGTGATGGCTCCAAACATCTTCATGTTTAAAGGCTTCCGCAACAAGATCAGTATGCAGCAGGAATTATCCATGGCCACAGAGACCGCCAACATCGTCCGACTGCTCATCCGATACCAAAACCTGCTCTGGACA ATTCCTAAATTCATAATGAACCAAGTCAGGAAACAAAACACGGAGAACCAGAAGAAAATTAGCAAAGACCGTGCCATGAGGAGACTCTTAAAGAAGATTGCTTACGACCGAGAGAAACCCGAAAAACAGGAGAAACCCCCCTCAGAG GCGGACAGTAGTTCTCAGGGCTTCATCAGGGTCCAGGCCCCTCAGTTCTCTAAGGTCTCCATGGCTGTCCAGTTGACTGAAGAGCTGCAGGCGTCTGACGTCCTCAGCCACTTCCTCAGCCAGAAGAG ctctgtgtctgtgaaGAGAGAAGACCTGTGCCTTTATGAAATAGGGGGCAATATCA AGGAGCGCTGTCTGGATGAGGATACCTATATGAAAGACCTGTTGGAGCTGAACCCCAGTGCAAAGTGGGTCATCAAGTGGGTCATCCAGAGATAG
- the LOC129817526 gene encoding rho GTPase-activating protein 18-like isoform X3: MQLPHLPNEGEQEKAWLTEAGLATLFDESASDPEDMMGLLFTLTRTQAAAVEKRFETIRKRNKQHHIPDVRDIFKLPGTLESKEDEAKSTERSENRKRNITTDGQVVGQGNGSGSSEQSVSEPETDINLELSFSDQALSYKEGSKASSQALTDTDDKLPNFKLSRDKTGLTKMGDLSPQDMKKVHRLVLIEMTALFDTAGIDLKAHKAVKLKVKESGLFGVPLATLLEQDQRRQSGTKVPIILQRLIFHIEEEGLDTEWLLRIPGSATRVKAVHVELEGKFYEGLFSWESLKQHDAASLLKLFIRELPHPLLTVEYLSAFMAVLKLPTKKQQLQALNLVVLLLPESSRDVLKSLMEFLQRVIDHKEQNKMTLNNVAVVMAPNIFMFKGFRNKISMQQELSMATETANIVRLLIRYQNLLWTIPKFIMNQVRKQNTENQKKISKDRAMRRLLKKIAYDREKPEKQEKPPSEADSSSQGFIRVQAPQFSKVSMAVQLTEELQASDVLSHFLSQKSSVSVKREDLCLYEIGGNIKERCLDEDTYMKDLLELNPSAKWVIKWVIQR; this comes from the exons ATGCAATTGCCTCATCTGCCTAACG agggGGAACAGGAGAAGGCATGGCTGACTGAGGCAGGGCTGGCCACTCTGTTTGACGAGTCGGCGTCGGACCCCGAGGACATGATGGGGCTGTTGTTCACACTGACGCGCACACAGGCTGCCGCCGTAGAGAAACGTTTTGAAACCATCAGGAAGAGGAACAAGCAGCACCACATACCTGACGTCAGAGACATCTTCAAACTCCCAGGCACACTGGAGTCAAAG GAGGATGAAGCAAAGTCAACAGAGAGAAGTGAAAACAGAAAAAGGAATATTACGACAGATG gtcaGGTGGTGGGGCAGGGGAATGGGTCTGGTTCTTCTGAGCAGAGTGTGTCTGAACCTGAGACTGACATCAACCTAGAGCTGTCCTTCTCTGATCAGGCCCTCAGCTATAAGGAGGGCTCAAAGGCCAGCAGTCAGGCTCTGACGGACACAGACGATAAGCTACCT AACTTCAAGCTAAGCAGAGACAAGACTGGGCTGACCAAGATGGGGGACCTGTCCCCTCAGGATATGAAGAAGGTGCACCGCCTAGTACTGATAGAGATGACCGCTCTGTTTGACACGGCAGGCATCGACCTCAAGGCCCACAAAGCAGTCAAACTCAAGGTCAAAG AGTCTGGCCTGTTTGGAGTTCCCCTGGCCACCCTATTGGAGCAGGACCAGAGGAGACAGTCAGGGACCAAGGTGCCAATCATACTACAGAGG ctCATCTTTCACATAGAGGAAGAGGGTCTGGACACAGAGTGGCTTCTACGGATACCCGGATCAGCCACAAGAGTCAAG GCGGTGCATGTGGAGCTGGAGGGGAAGTTCTATGAGGGCCTGTTCTCATGGGAGAGTCTGAAGCAGCACGATGCAGCCAGCCTGCTCAAGCTCTTCATCAGGGAGCTGCCCCACCCACTGCTCACTGTGGAGTACCTCAGTGCTTTCATGGCAGTGCTCA AACTGCCCACTAAGAAGCAACAGCTGCAGGCTCTCAACTTAGTGGTTCTGCTACTTCCAGAGTCCAGCCGTGATGTACTGAAG TCACTGATGGAGTTCCTTCAGAGGGTCATAGACCACAAAGAGCAGAACAAGATGACCTTGAACAACGTTGCCGTGGTGATGGCTCCAAACATCTTCATGTTTAAAGGCTTCCGCAACAAGATCAGTATGCAGCAGGAATTATCCATGGCCACAGAGACCGCCAACATCGTCCGACTGCTCATCCGATACCAAAACCTGCTCTGGACA ATTCCTAAATTCATAATGAACCAAGTCAGGAAACAAAACACGGAGAACCAGAAGAAAATTAGCAAAGACCGTGCCATGAGGAGACTCTTAAAGAAGATTGCTTACGACCGAGAGAAACCCGAAAAACAGGAGAAACCCCCCTCAGAG GCGGACAGTAGTTCTCAGGGCTTCATCAGGGTCCAGGCCCCTCAGTTCTCTAAGGTCTCCATGGCTGTCCAGTTGACTGAAGAGCTGCAGGCGTCTGACGTCCTCAGCCACTTCCTCAGCCAGAAGAG ctctgtgtctgtgaaGAGAGAAGACCTGTGCCTTTATGAAATAGGGGGCAATATCA AGGAGCGCTGTCTGGATGAGGATACCTATATGAAAGACCTGTTGGAGCTGAACCCCAGTGCAAAGTGGGTCATCAAGTGGGTCATCCAGAGATAG